The following are encoded in a window of Dermacentor silvarum isolate Dsil-2018 unplaced genomic scaffold, BIME_Dsil_1.4 Seq3, whole genome shotgun sequence genomic DNA:
- the LOC119434870 gene encoding toll-like receptor 2 gives METRIVSSVVCCIIALGALRGARGDEPKCAETTRRHAIVPEYTCSGFTSAEDFAKHFKKAAEPGSDLWFILKDSKLDYIPAGFLGEHRASMLEFSNVTLGTFFEPSTNRSLFSGLEPSLKRVTFTLGSTLPSTWATLRPLGRLEELVFFEMTGLNLTRDFNELPAGLRKVVIVRTGVGSVDDDWLSSLLNLENLRIQSSTLDRFARSMLPRPAPRLRKLTIGDSSLKSLPEDFGADFPVLKQVNLRQNLISSFSEQSLAPLRNSNTTVVLSGNPLHCDCKVSFLLGYPDSWTYPECGSPEALSGVPLRELTPEKLGCTEQKEP, from the exons ATGGAGACGAGGATCGTTAGCTCAGTTGTCTGCTGCATTATTGCGTTGGGCGCCTTGCGCGGCGCGAGGGGCGACGAGCCCAAGTGCGCAGAGACGACGCGTCGGCACGCCATCGTGCCCGAGTACACGTGCTCTGGCTTCACCAGCGCGGAGGACTTCGCGAAGCACTTCAAGAAAGCAGCTGAGCCCGGGTCGGACCTCTGGTTCATCCTCAAGGACAGCAAGCTGGATTACATTCCCGCTG GATTTCTGGGCGAGCACCGGGCGTCGATGCTGGAGTTCAGCAACGTCACCCTCGGGACGTTCTTTGAGCCCAGCACTAACCGCAGCCTCTTCTCTGGCCTGGAGCCGTCGCTCAAGCGGGTCACCTTCACACTCGGCAGCACCCTGCCTAGCACGTGGGCCACTCTGCGCCCGCTGGGGAGGCTCGAGGAGCTGGTCTTCTTCGAGATGACGGGCCTCAACCTGACGCGCGACTTCAACGAGCTGCCCGCGGGTTTGCGCAAG GTGGTGATAGTTCGCACAGGAGTGGGCAGTGTGGACGACGACTGGCTGTCATCGCTTCTGAACCTGGAGAACCTTCGCATACAGAGTAGCACGCTGGACAGGTTCGCCAGAAGCATGCTGCCAAGGCCTGCGCCCAGACTGCGCAAGCTCACGATCGG GGACAGTTCTCTGAAGTCACTGCCAGAGGATTTCGGTGCTGACTTCCCCGTCCTGAAGCAAGTGAATCTCCGTCAGAACTTGATAAGCAGCTTCAGTGAGCAGAGCCTGGCACCACTAAGAAATAGCAACACGACTGTTGTGCTGTCCG GGAATCCGCTGCACTGTGACTGCAAGGTGTCCTTCTTGCTCGGCTACCCAGACTCGTGGACGTACCCGGAGTGCGGCTCACCCGAAGCACTCAGCGGGGTTCCCCTCAGGGAGCTCACCCCGGAGAAGCTCGGTTGCACTGAGCAGAAGGAGCCCTGA